gtaagagttaatatgggaaaaacatttctcctttccactgatgctttccaatccttgttccacaaaaaaacccaaattttcaaaaaacatttgtcattgggacaaaaagtgaggtgaaatcttctaaagaggaggaaagacagcaaaacaaatgtcacaggggtgataacccttccctatgttttccaaaaagcttaaaaaagattttttggctggagctaaacacgttaaaaatgtacccgttcaaaatgacaaaacagattctacttaacaacaaacctacagtccctgtcttgtttgcaccacctgtatactgctgttctgaGTATATAGAGCCtcgtggccccacacctttccttattttaatttgggtgcggggttccccttaatatccatacaaaacccaaagggcctggtaatggactggggggtacccatgccgtttgtctcactgattttcatccatattgccaggacccgacattacattaaacccgcaagcagttttaaatgagatttgttcctttaaaaatgagatttggtgcagggactgttctaaacacgggaaacacgcgcgactttacaggcatactttaaacaccccccaggtacgatatttaaaggaatatttcactttttttttttttttactttaaccatcattaaaatcactgctcctgaaaaaacggccatttttaaaagttttttttgcgttgatacatgtcccctggggtaggacccgggtctccaaatcctttttaggacaataccatgcaaattagcctttaaaatgagcacttttgatttcgaacgttcgagtcccatagacgtcaatggggttctaacgttcgtgcgaattttcggtccgttcgcaggttctggtgcgaaccgaaccagggggtgttcggctcatccctagtaggctccattacacattttccataggaatttccgacacacaaagtttgagagcttgctataaaatttttcgacaacaaaatccgttgttggaaattccaatcgtgtgtacacaaatccgacgcacaaagtgccacgcatgctcagaataaattaagaaacgaaagctattggcttctgccccatttatagtcctgatatacgtgttttgcgtcaccatgttcagaatgatcggattttccaacaactttgtgtgaccgtgtgtatgcaagacaagtttgagccaacatccgttggaaaaaatccatggattttgttgtcagaatgtccgatcaatgtccgaccgtgtgtacagggcataaggatgcAGGAACATTTCTCAATGACTGAAGTCCAGCCAGTCATGTCTCTAAAAACACAAGTGACTTATGTTTTAGAACCCTTGGTTATTCCACACATCTTGGGGGTGGGGGAACTTAAACTGGAGCATGTAAAATCTCGTGCAGCCCTAtatagaaaccgatcagcttccaggtttcattgtcaaagcttaattgaacaatctgaaattagaagctgtttggctaccatgaacagctgcaccaggtttggaGTGCTCCAGTATTAGTGAATCTTCCCCCTGATGTCCATTACAGCATGCACGGATGGCTCAGAGCTTTATGTGCATTTCAGAGTGTGTAGTCTGTTCACTCCTGACCTAGGTACCCCCCACATATATAACCACACCATTTCCAGGGTTAATTTACAGTGAGATGTAAAGTTCAACATCTTTTACAAAGTCATAATGTAACTGAGTCAGTAATGATCCAGTTCTTATGAGTAATGCTTAGAATTCTGGCTTTTCAAACTTCCTTTCTTTTATTTGCCATAGCATAATAGTTTTCTTGTCATTATTTAAATGAATTATTTTTCCATCACAAAAAATATCACGAAACACAATGCTTTCCTGTTTATTGAATGGATGAATGCCAGTGATGCTGTAAAatgaatatagtgtatgtgtgtgtacatgagTGTGTATTTATGTATCTTAAGCAAAACTTATACTGTTATTTTGGCATCAGCAGCTACTCATTACTGTAGCTTTTAGAATGTTGCTACTTTTACACAGGTTTACTAATTGCTTTTCTTTGTATCTCAAAGCAGAGCTGTGAAATGGATTTTAACGTGAAAGACTTTAATAACAGAACAGGCACAAAAGAAGAAAACAGCACATTGGATATAACAACCACCAATTTTCCTGCATGGGAGGATTATAACAGTAGCGTGGACGACATACGATACTTTCTAATTGGGCTGTACACCTTTGTAAGCTTGCTTGGATTTATGGGGAATCTCCTTATTCTCTTGGCTATTTTCAGAAAGCGCAAACAAAAGACAATAATCAACTACCTCATTGGAAACCTGGCCTTTTCAGATATTCTTGTTGTACTCTTTTGTTCTCCCTTTACATTGACATGCGTCTTACTCGACCAATGGATCTTCGGTGAAGTTATGTGTCATGTTGTGCCTTTTCTTCAATGTGTTTCTGTTCTCATTTCCACACTAATGCTCATGTCTATTGCCCTGGTGAGATACCATATGATTAAAAATCCACTATCTACCAATTTAACTGCCAACCATGGGTACTTTTTGATCGCTACTGTCTGGACTCTAGGCTTCACCATATGTTCTCCTTTGCCAGTTTTTCATAAAATCATTAATTTGAGGGAAGCATTCAACTTAGAGCCCATGATGAATAGTTACCTGTGCATTGAGTCATGGCCCTCTGATTCATACCGAATTGCTTTCACCATATCATTATTGCTGGTACAGTACATATTGCCACTGTCCTGTTTAACCATAAGTCATACAAGTGTTTGCAGAAGCATAAGTTCAAGGTTACCAAACAGAGATGTTAAGGTTGAAGAAAATGAGATGATTAATCTGACCCTTCAGCATCCTAAAACTAACAGGTCTGTTGTGGAAATCTGTAGTAGTCGGAGGTGGAGCTACTCCTGTGTACGCAAACACAGAAAGCGCTACAGCAAAAAATCAGCCAGTGTTGTCCCAGCAATTCTGAGAAGACACCAAGAGAGTAATACTGGGGATATCCCAGAAACATCAACTACAGAAAGGAGTCATACTTTGCCCTCTAGTCTTCACACTTTACCTTCCAGTGTTTACTTACCCGGAGTACCCATATGTTTTGAAATGAAGCCGGAAGAGAACTCTGAACTAAGCAACATGAATTCTGTCTCAAAATCCATAACCCGAATAAAAAAAAGGTCTAGGCGTGTTTTCTGCAGGCTGACAGTATTGATCTTGGCTTTTGCTGTCAGTTGGATGCCACTTCACCTTTTTCACCTTGTAACTGATTTTAATGCCAACCTAATTTCCAATCGACATTTCAAATTAGTTTATTGCATCTGTCACTTGCTTGGTATGGTCTCCTGTTGTCTAAATCCCATACTCTATGGATTTTTAAATGATGGTATAAAGGCAGATTTGATGTCTCTCATCCAGTGTTTTCATATATCATAGGCTGGAATCCAGCTGTTATTTTATTTCCTGTAAAACAAAGATGCAAAAAAGTATCTACAGAGTTGAGTCAGACACAACAACTGAAGTGAAACTTAGCCATGCGCTAGTATAAATATCTACTACTTACCCACAGTCAACTAATGTTATCATAGCTTaaaatgtatatttgcagacaagtTTACAGTATGGCATATGATCTCCATGAGGTCATTTTCTATTCTTTTTACTAGTGTAAAAATGACATTCGGTATGTACAATACTTGTTTTTGTTCCTCTTCCATTTTATTTACTCGGTAACTATGTATGCTTTAATTTAAATTATGTTTTCTATGAATTACATTTATTAATGTAATTAACTATAAAATGATGCATCATATGTAAGTGAATGTTTATTTAATAGGTTTTAAGACATTGTACAGGAAACTCATTTACGTCAGTGTTTATTGATTAATATAAATGTGTTTGCAGAAGGAGATATTAGCTTTGAATTTGCAACCATTTTAAATAGTTTTTTCTATAATTGTTTTTCTTAAAACAGAATAATATTGTGCAAGTGTTATGTCAAACAGTGCATTGCTTGCAGAATCATTAGAACGTCTGGCATAATAGTTGTCCTTTAATGatttcgattttttaaatttttgcatacTACATATGCAGAGCTTTGCCATTCTGATAAAATTTACTTTGTGGTTTTAGTGTTACTTAATATGAATAAAATTCTGTCCATTTGTTTTGTGTGTTGTATGTTGTCATTATTTCAGGAAATCACACGAAATTCAAATGAAAACAACCCATGCTTTTACTTTTTTCCATATACAGTAAATGTTTCATATTTTCTACTCATAATTACAGAATGTGTAGGATTTGTTTATAACAATTTACCCCTCACTCCCATATACCATGTGACATTTTAAAACTGAGATATGGTGGACAACTTGCCTTAGGAGAAAGACAGCTTTTTTTTATGTTTCAGACTGGTAATCAGGAATGGCTGCTGTTTAGTCATAGATCATGGTAAGAAATAATTAGTTTAAAATTGTGTTCTTAAGGGGGGCGTGGCTAACTGCCGAGCAAGATGGATGCTTGATTCCTCAGCTCCTACACCGATCGGACAATATAACAGCATAACCGCCATCCAGGCACCTCTCAATGGCAGACAAGCTCACAGAATCATAGATAAAGGACACAGCTATGTCATATCACACTCACAAACGAAAAGAATACAGGCCGCCGAAGAAACTGACTGACTTCTTCACAATGCCGTCAGATAcagaattccaagatggcgcctgcaGCCCTGTACACAGAACGGCCTCGGcctacactgacctccctgacGCCCATGAACCAAAAATTTCTTTACAGCATCCATCCTCTGAATCTAATCCACCATATTCTTCAATATCAGCCGGTAATAGTTGAGGATGTGACTGGATTCTACAGACGCCAATACGGAGGTGAGTCCTGTTTCTTCCCTCACCTCAGCACAGCCATCTGCCATAGCTGCCTTCCCCACTACTAATCAGCCAGTATTAGACACCACAATGAAGGAGATGGTCATCACACTGCAGAATTCACTCCACAATGACATAGCATCCATGTTCACAAAATTCTCCTCTCATATGCAGCATTTGGGTCAGAAAGTACATCAGATTGAAAACCGTATAGGTAATGTGGCCAAAACGGTAAACGACCTGGTGGAGGCGCAGGACCACACACATGAAGAACAACAGTGGAtgaaagccaaaatggcggaccttgAAGACAGGTCCCGCCGAAATAACGTAAAAATACCTGAAAATGTTATGCCACAAGATTTAAATGCGTATGCCAGAAAATTGATTTCTACCATTCTACCAGATTTGGCACCAGTAGAAAGCATACATCGCATTCCCAAACCGCCACACCTCTCCGTGGATGTACCCAGAGATGTCCTCATGAGGGTCCATTTTTTCCATGCCAAAGATCAACTCTTGTTCAAATCCAGGCATCTAGGAAAACTCCCGGCACCATACAGTCACTTACAACTGTTTGCTGATCTTTCACAATACACCAGACAGCTGCGTAGACAGCTGAACACCATCGCAAAACCGCTTAATAACCATAAAATCccgtatcaatggggtttccccacaAAAATTCTGGTTACCAAAAATGGAGTCAGACACAGTATCTCCACGGTTCAGGAAGGAATCATACTTCTCAATCTTTGGGGAATCATACCTGAACCACCTGAAACGACCATCTCCAATCAAAAAGGGTCTGCCCGCAACACACCTGATAATCCCACAGCTGGGAAACTCTAACACGTTCCTACATGGCGGTTAAAACATTGAAACCCATGTAACACTTCGTCCGATCGGATGCCTTGCTCGTTGCATATTACACCACAAACTTTCACCCCGCAAATCCTTACTGCAGCCTAGTTGTGATTGGCTGTCAACAGTTATCGATCTATTACCGACAGTTTGTTTAATACTGCATTCtattaactttttaaaatttttttattttttcaacccTTTCTTCCTCATTTTACCTCATCACCCTGAGAGCACCTGAATACAACGCAACTGGAGAATTCACATATTGAATCATACTGAAAATCATATCGGATACACCTGATCGTGAGTACCACCATTTCTTATCACACATTACCACATACCAAGCAGAATGCCTAAATTCCTGACCCTCAACGTCAGGGGCCTTAACCATCCTGCTAAAAGAGCATCTATGTGGCGTACAGCCAGAGAATCCAACTGTGATGTCCTctgcctacaggaaacacactttaaaaaatcAGCGGAACCTAAATGCACTAATCGTCAATTTACCCACATTTGCCAAGCATCAGGTCCCACTAAAAGAAATGGAGTTATGATCGCATTTAGAAACTCCCTCAACTTTACGTTACACGACAGCCTAACGGACAAAGAAGGCTGATACCTGGTCCTAGACTGTACCCTGGACAAAACCAGATATACCATTGTCAATGTATATACACCCAACACGAGACAGCTCAGATTTCtaactaaattaatgaagaaacttATCAACTTTCGTCAAGGAAGCCTCATCATATGTGGCGATTACAATATAGTACCAGACAACGAAATTAACACGTCATCCCGTAAATCCAGACTGACGTCACCCATGGGCTCCTTCATAAGAAACAATGATCTTTACGACGTTTGGAGATGCCACCATACCACCGAACGAGACTACTCTTTTTTCTCACATAGACACAACTCATATACCCGGATTGACTATTTTCTTGTGGACAAATGGACTCTGACAAAAATTTCAAACTCCTCCATAGGAACAATCacctggtcggaccacgcaccaGTATCAATTGAGGTCACGGATAGTCCACACCATGCACATACTAAGATTTGGAGAACCAATGCAGCAATTATTCAATCCCCTGAAAACTCAGATTATATTCGTAGATATCTTgaggaatttttttatataaatactgGATCAGTATCCAACAATATTACcctatggaatgcccataaagcaTTCATTAGAGGGATTATTATCCAATTAACTGctagagagaagagaaggagatCACAACGTGTAAATAATATCACATCCACTATTAAAAAGCTAGATGAAAAAAAACAGAACAACCCTGATACTAAATTAAAAGACAAACTGACTCTTCTTAGACAATAACTAAGAAACATGCTTTTAGACTCCCATAACAACATCCAAACAAGATATAGAGCCAATCACTATGCCACAGGAAACAAAGCAGGGAAAGCACTAGCACTTAGACTCAAAGGTCATCATATTAAAACTAAAATCCCACATCTTTTTCACCCCGCAACAAACCAAAAACTCATGGACCCCCAAACCATTGCAGAGGCATTTAGCCACTACTACCAATCCTTATATAACCTGAAAGATGATATCAATACCGCCCAACCATCTAGAGAAGATATTGATTCTTTCCTAAAAGAAATTAATCTTCCTACTCTCTCTCAGCAACATATCACAGATCTAAACAAGCCACTCACTTCCCTTGAAATTCTAAATATCACTTCTACTCTACCACCCAACAAATCACCTGGTCCAGATGGCCTCACAGGTGAACATTACAAGCAGTTCCGCACTACCCTAGCACCATACCTAACACTAATGTGCAATGacgttgcctcctcctcttctctccccaatgAAATGCTTAATGCTTTGATAATTAcgttaccaaagccagggaaggaacccacgGTACCTCAAAATTTCAGACCAATTTCGCTCCTAAACATAGATACAAAGATATACGTGAAACTAATAGCGTCCAGGTTGGAAAAAATTATGCCCACGTTAATAAATACAGACCAATCTGGGTTTACAAAAGGGAGACAAACTTATGATGCAACACGCAGACTCATAAATATCATCCACAATGCTGAGACTaaccgaacgccttctctgctcctttcattggatgcagagaaggcgttcgatagagtccactggtcCTACATGAGAGCAACACTCCATAAATTTGGTTTCCAGTGTCATATTCTCTCAGCAATAATGGCCCTATATTCATCTCCCTCAGCCCAAGTTTATACAGAAGAGATGGTTTCTAAATCCATTCCAATTACCAATGgaacccaccagggatgccccttatcgccCCTTATTTTCAATCTTTTAATAGAACCACTGGCGGAACACATCAGAATGAATAAAAACATTAAAGGATtcaaaattggaaaaattgaacaCAAAATTAGTCTATTTGCCGATGACGTAATTATGATGATTACCAATCCTGTGTCTTCCCTGGCTTCAATCCAAAAAGTATTACACAGATTCAGCTCTATCTCACACTATAAAGTCAACGAGAGTAAATCTTACATCCTTGATCTAGGACTAGATGCAATCTCTAGTAATTTATTACGTAACACCTATACATATCCATGGGCAGAAATAGGTATATCATACCTAGGCATCACACTCACAAAATCGGTAAAAGGTCTATTTCACAACAACTATGTAGAAACCAAACAAATGTTAATCGCAGAAATGACCAAACTATCCAAACATGAGCTTTCTTGGTCAGGCAGATTAGCTGTATTCAAAATGCTAATACTCCCAAAAATTTTATACACGTTCCGAGCCCTACCCATACCTCTCAGCAACACATATCTTATCCCTACAAACCATAATTCTGCATTATATATGGCAAGGTAAAAAACCAAGAAGCAGTCACTCTAAACTCATCAAACACAAGACGACAGGGGGGATGGGACTCACTGACATTAAACACTACTATCTAGCCACTATTCTATCCCAATTAAAAGAATGGCTGTCTACTCAACAAACCAAGTTATGGGGGAACATTGAGAACACCGCAACTCCAGGACCAAACCTAAAAAATTGGTTGTTTAGCACTCCCAGTGCTGTCTCCCATCTCCACTTATACTCACCGACTATACGAGCTGCAGTCAAAGCTTGGAAAATATTGCTTAACACCAAGTGGAAGTCACTCACCACTTCACGCTTACAGATACCCCTACATACTCTCCAAATTCTATCACCAGATCTAACCATACCTAATTGGTTAACACAGATAGCACAAACTACTGAGAAACTCAGAGATAAGATAAAACAAACACCTTTCCCTGTCATTCAAACAACCTACAATGCGCCTACATCAGACTATTTCACCTATCACCGTATCAAACGTGCCTCAATGCTCACAAACAGAGGGCTCACTACCTACCAAAACTTCTATTTCTCCCAAGAGACAGATGCAAAAGGCATCTCTATTATCTACAACACACTTCAGGAAAAATTAGTGTTCTATAAATCTAAACCATTTATAGACTGGGAAACAGACATTAAAATACAATTCTCCGACCAACAATGGCAACAGGCACTCAGATCAATATATAAAGCCACATGCTGCACCTCTTTATGGGAattaacaaacaaaataacacttagATGGTATCTGACACCCCACAGATTGGCTAAATTCCAATCCACCACCTCCCACCTTTGCTGGAGAAACTGTAACCAAACAAGAAATCTAATCCACATTCTGTGGTCGTGTCCAGTGCTGACACAATTGTGGAAAGTAGTAGAAGTTCTTATCCAAGAAATAGGACATTACAACATCTCTCTCACACCACAACTAGCTGTCCTCAATATGATACCGGGTAACATACCGCCATCATTTAGAACGATTCTCTCACACATACTTCTTGCCACTAGACTGCTCATCACCAAATCCTGGAAAACATCAAACGCTCCATACTTAATGGATGTGATCACTTTGGTTCACTCACACAGTACATATAAGACCATACACTCAAGGGGAAATAACTCACAGACAAAAACTCAAAGACTCTGGCAACCCTGGAAGAGTTGGTATACACAAAAAATAGAGAAAAACTGAGAAAACTGGATACACACTTTAAACATAAATCCAACAATACCATGCTTACTATTAGtgctctctcccctccctttccgtATTACCCCACCTCTACTATCAATACACTTGGTTGTTCACCCTTATTACTGCACTCGACTCTATTGCATACACTCTAGGTACTCGCTTGTTCGATTCAGTAATTGCTTACATTGTTAATATGTTTTTTGTGGTACTAGTTTTCACTACAAGTCATTTACAATATTAACTTTGTGAACGTTTAGTCTATGATGTACCATTCATTGCATATGTTGCCTTAGCAAATTAATTTCAATGTAAACTGTAAATCTTCaataaaaagatttgaaaaaaaaaaaaatgtggtcttaaagaagaagtccagcctgggcttgtttagctgggcttctcctaagggtcaaaggagtgcaattcgttttgcactcctgtgacctgttttcagcagagagcggtctgatgACCGCTCTCTACTGACaacaccaagatcagtccaggcaccatgtcatcccgacttcagaagtctggatccgacaggtgcctggactgatgacaGTCTCAGCacctcagcgagctgctgagacggctgctccctgcccctccgcagctcagtgctccagtgagcatggaggagcagaacaggagagctgctgattgacagtcagcagctctcctatCAGGAAGccaagagaaccgagccattggcagtgttcgatggctcggttctcagtgcagagatgccaggggacagatgcagcatcggaccgatgctgcatccacctaggtaagtttgaATATGGGATAAAAGCCAAACCCATACTTTTCCTTTAACGttcctggcggttttcccaagtgtggctcagggttaaaatttaggaccattagcagtaaccccgagccacactcaggattacatcgcaggatcctggtgaggctttacttaccttgtccccgggatcctgcgatgtcccccgctgtgtctgtgggctccgtcctcctccgaagcctctccgtgccaggctccattccctgtgagcggcgcgatgcacgggggcggagcctggcggcaaattcaaaaaa
This window of the Aquarana catesbeiana isolate 2022-GZ linkage group LG01, ASM4218655v1, whole genome shotgun sequence genome carries:
- the NPY5R gene encoding neuropeptide Y receptor type 5, giving the protein MDFNVKDFNNRTGTKEENSTLDITTTNFPAWEDYNSSVDDIRYFLIGLYTFVSLLGFMGNLLILLAIFRKRKQKTIINYLIGNLAFSDILVVLFCSPFTLTCVLLDQWIFGEVMCHVVPFLQCVSVLISTLMLMSIALVRYHMIKNPLSTNLTANHGYFLIATVWTLGFTICSPLPVFHKIINLREAFNLEPMMNSYLCIESWPSDSYRIAFTISLLLVQYILPLSCLTISHTSVCRSISSRLPNRDVKVEENEMINLTLQHPKTNRSVVEICSSRRWSYSCVRKHRKRYSKKSASVVPAILRRHQESNTGDIPETSTTERSHTLPSSLHTLPSSVYLPGVPICFEMKPEENSELSNMNSVSKSITRIKKRSRRVFCRLTVLILAFAVSWMPLHLFHLVTDFNANLISNRHFKLVYCICHLLGMVSCCLNPILYGFLNDGIKADLMSLIQCFHIS